The DNA region TCACCCAAGCATGTCCTTTACCTAGGCCTTGGAAGTCCACCACAATAGGGTTTGTTCCAACTGGAGCTTTAAACTCTGACTTATACCAAGTCATAGGTTTCCCAATAGGAATATTAGGTGAATTAGTGTTCCATGACACACCGACATGTGATTGCAAATCATATAAACGTTTCCTCTCACCATTCAAACCAACCTTATAAGACCAAAGGTTAGTTGACAAATCCATAGTAACATTATTTTTTCCAATCAATTGAACAGTGCCACCTGAAATGCCCGTTTTTATCTCGTCAAACCATGCACCATAATTTGCAAGCCCGACGGTGGCACTAAGCAAAGTTATAATGTTTGTTCCATTCTTCAAAGAAACTTTCGTTTCATAAGTGAATTTATTTCCCCATTGGCTAAATTGGTATCCTATATACTTCCTATTAACATAACCATGAAGTGTATGGCCCATAGTATTCACACTGAGAGTCGCATTACTCCAAATTGAAGTGTCATTGATGTCAACACTAGTCATGTACCATAAATAGTCACTAGCATCCAAGGTTAGTTCCTTCTGCTCCAAAAGCTCGTGTGCTTTAATATTTCCCTTTCCATTCAAGGTGTCTTTCTTTGGCTCCATTTTCCATTTCCATGTGAGTCCATTAGAACTATTATCACCACTCCTTTTCACCATTATTGAGGTTTGACTGTTAACCTTTGCTGTATTGAAAATTTCTTTGTTGCATCCATTAAGAATGGTGACGGACCAGGCAGGAATAAAGTATTTACCATCATTTTGTAAGTCAACATTTGCATCTTTGCTAGTGTCATTATTGCTCAGGAAACAAAATCTTGCGCCATTGGAATTAGAGTATGTTGTAAGTGTGATTCCATTTCCCAGATCCTTATCATTTATTGATGTATAATTTGTAAGAACATTTTCACCCAATTTAATTGCTGCATGAAGTTGCTTAAGATGTCCCCATTTTGGTTGATTCAAATTCCCATACTCGTCAATTGGTGCATCATAGTCATAAGATGTTGTGATATATGGTCCACCTGCTGTGCGGCCAAAGTTGGTTCCTCCATGGTACATGTAGTAGTTGTTTAAGACACCTCCATTTTGGAAAAAGCGTGCAACTGAGAAAGCTGAATCTTCAGCACTTCTATGGGGAACCTTTTCACCCCATTTTTGGAACCAACCAATCCAATTTTCAGTGAACATTTTAGGACTTTTTGGGTTATTGGGTTTAAAATTATGACAATAGTATCCATTGCAAGTATTGATGATAGGTTGAGGAGCATCAGGTTGCTGACACATGATCCATGGAACCCCAATGTTTTGTGCTAGAGCCATCTGAGCACACCATTTAACGTATGTCTTCCCTGCATCTTTGTAATTCCACATGATATCTCCATATTCATTCTCAATTTGAGCTAGAAGAATGGGACCTCCTTGTGATGCAAATAAATTTGCTTCTTTTGCCACATTCACGATCTTTGTCGTAAAAATTTGCATTTCGTTCTTGTAAACCATATTATCTGTCCTTAACTCAATCCCAGGAATATTGTGAAGCCACACTGGGATCCCTCCGTAGTTCCATTCCGCACATGCATAAGGACCAATCCTCATAATGGCATATAGTCCAGCTTCTTGGATAAGCTTGAAAAATTTGACAAAATCCAAATTTCCTGAGAAATTATATTCACGTTGAACAGGTTCGTGACGATCCCAAAATATATAAGTTTCAATGGCATCAAGGCCACCATCTTTGGCCTTTTGAATAAGGTCAGGCCACATCTCCACGGTGCTTCTTGGATAATGGATTGCACCTGAAAAAATAAGACGTCTTTCTCCATTGATAATGAGAGCTTTTGAATCATAAGAAACCTCTATGGCAAAACATGAGTGCAACATAATTATACTCATTAAGATAATGTTATAACAGGATAATGAACCCATTGTAAACATGTATGATTCTCCCGTCTTGGTTATCGAAATACTATAACTGAGAAAATGAAATATATAGGAAAATGTAGTTTGGTTGTTCCCAAAAATAGTGTTGAACTATCTAATCAATATTCTAAATTAGATTTTTCTTCACACAAAAATATGTTACATGAGTTGGTCACAACCAAAAGACACACATGAAGTGAATAAAAACTCACCAAATAAGAGTTCAATGTCGTAGAAATCTTCAAACATTTAACTTTATTTATTCAAATACAATTATTAATTTCTAATTTTAGTAATGAAAATAATGAATGACAAAAATGAATACTGCACAAAAGTGTACAGACAGCTAGTGAATAACAAAATTAGGCTCATCGCATGCATCTAAATTAGTTAATTTGAATTTGTTATAATAACTTATCTAGAGTAATGGATAGGTAATTCTAAAATATTAATAACAAGTTGTTCAGGGTTACACAGTGGTTTAGGATAAAATGAAAACATATATATGATAAATGAGTCGGATATAAACACCATAATATATAATCATATCATGTATTTCATAAGGACCTGAAATGAAAGTTATATATACATGACTATATAGACTCTAACCCTCCACAAAGAAAATAGCTCCTTAAAAATAtcttttaattttaattttacTTTCATGAAAAAAATAGTAGTTGTCTTCACAAATTGAATTGATTTTTATTAAAACTTCTCTctatataaataaaaaataagatacattaaaattaaatgtaattatttattatatttaaatttttttatcaATACCTTAACATTAAACATGCAATGTAAAGAAAAACATGTCATATATTAAAAACTAAACACCTGACTATTTATTATAAACTATTTTGGGAGATTTTGTTAATAAGTTGTGTATTTTTAAAATTCttataatatttttcaaaatgtTCATAATAGAAACTATTTTACCACTGCAGTCAAGAAAAGATAATGGATTCgcaaacaaaaatatatatattttaatcatgcaaacaaaaatattttattatgttatattaaaaattatagtttacagcggtaaatatataataattttttttattatatcATGTTGGTTTCTTGCTCGAGCTATACTATAAGATATGATTTTAATTCGAGAGACATGTTATGTATGAGacatatataaaaaaaaattcttattcAAAATAGAGAGACCTCGTTCAATGGTAGACGTGCATGTTTAGTGAAATTAAGATTTAGATTAAAAGGGACGTAAAATAATTGTTCTTTGTATGTCGATTTATAAGATGAGAAGGTAGCCAATTCAAATTTTATACCTCTGAGGGATACATACCATGATAGTGAAAGAGTGACTGTTATGGTTTTCTATTTATCCTTGAGGTTGAGATGCTTTAGAAATATTTATCCAAATCTACATTGTTTGTTGGACTGAACTAACAAGTCGTGGAGTTCATGTTTGAGACGTAGGCTTGTTTTTGTTTGAGGTCGTGAACATAACCTTAAACCTCATGTCACTTCACATCCAAAAAGTTAGAGGTCTGTAAGGGTGAATTGGAAAATGAAATTATTTTAGTCAACCAACACGTTATCGTGATACTTGTGAGGGTCATGTAGTTCTCATTGACGTTTTCACGTCCGATTAAGTCAAATAAAATATGTTACTTGTTATGAGTGTCTTTATTGCTTCAAAACCAACTCAGTGAGATTTAGAATAATGTTCAAGAAGAATTTTCATTTTGAGTTAATACTTGTTTTGTCAGAGAATGTAAGATTTTGAATTCGAACGTTTCTAATGTTGTTTTTTAGAATAATTAACATTGTAGGATGTATATGATATCACATATAGTTTCTTTTACAAAGAAATGGTTCTTTCTTTGTATGAAATTCTAGTTGAATATTTTTCCTAATTAACGAGCTTTTCATTTGGTTTTTTGAGATATTTTTTTTAACGAGATTGAAGTAAGCACTTTATATTTGAACAATTGAATATTCATATAAAGATACAACTCTTTACTATGGAAAGTTTACCAATGTTATATATATAATTGGAATTTACTATATCTCTAGTCAATCATAATGTTTATCCTTGTATTCATATTCTTCAATCTTGTGAAAAACTGTTTCAAAAAAACTAGTTGTCCAAATAAATATATCTAATTTGTTCTATAAAAAAACATTAGTACAAAAATGCACATATAAGAGTAACAAAACATACTTACACACAAActaagaaaaagaaataaaagacgcataaaatttgatttatttgaaaaattaaaataaaatgtgTGGTGCAAGTTTTTTATTAGAAAGAAATAAAAAACTTTTAACATGATGTTTTGAAGCAACAATATGTGTTTTTGTAACATTGCACTGcaatttcaaaaaatttcaaCCAAGATCCAAACGAACTCTAATGTGACCGAAATATAAGATCTAATTTGAGAATATATGATTTATATTTCTCTCTAAGAATGATACAACGTTTCATGGTAGAAAGGTTGAAAGAGATCGGGCGGTTGCTCAAAAAACTTTTATTTTTACCACAACTTACATTAAAgttgaaaataaagaaaaacaagTTTAACTTATGATATTATTTAATGAGAAAAACTTAATGTATTATTTCAATTTTGATAATTCAACGTTTATTTTTCACATTAATTTGTAGAAAATGATGACTTAACATGTCACCTGCACGGCTAATCTAGCTGTACTATTTGTTACGCCAAATGGAACACTAAACATTTCTTTTGTGACTATAAATCCACAATTAGTTTTTCCTATGCATGCAGCTTCCACAACAGATTGACTATCTGTAGCTTCCCAAGAGCCTTTCTTAAAAGAACCACATTGACCTTGTGGATTTCCAAAGCTAGCAAACTGGATTTGTGAAATTACTTGTCCATTTTGGCATGATAGTTCTAGTTGTGAGCCTTCATATACATTAGCACAAATAGTTCCTATTGTCACCGTTTGGAACTGAACACTTTGAGGATT from Lathyrus oleraceus cultivar Zhongwan6 chromosome 1, CAAS_Psat_ZW6_1.0, whole genome shotgun sequence includes:
- the LOC127115816 gene encoding beta-galactosidase-like, which translates into the protein MGSLSCYNIILMSIIMLHSCFAIEVSYDSKALIINGERRLIFSGAIHYPRSTVEMWPDLIQKAKDGGLDAIETYIFWDRHEPVQREYNFSGNLDFVKFFKLIQEAGLYAIMRIGPYACAEWNYGGIPVWLHNIPGIELRTDNMVYKNEMQIFTTKIVNVAKEANLFASQGGPILLAQIENEYGDIMWNYKDAGKTYVKWCAQMALAQNIGVPWIMCQQPDAPQPIINTCNGYYCHNFKPNNPKSPKMFTENWIGWFQKWGEKVPHRSAEDSAFSVARFFQNGGVLNNYYMYHGGTNFGRTAGGPYITTSYDYDAPIDEYGNLNQPKWGHLKQLHAAIKLGENVLTNYTSINDKDLGNGITLTTYSNSNGARFCFLSNNDTSKDANVDLQNDGKYFIPAWSVTILNGCNKEIFNTAKVNSQTSIMVKRSGDNSSNGLTWKWKMEPKKDTLNGKGNIKAHELLEQKELTLDASDYLWYMTSVDINDTSIWSNATLSVNTMGHTLHGYVNRKYIGYQFSQWGNKFTYETKVSLKNGTNIITLLSATVGLANYGAWFDEIKTGISGGTVQLIGKNNVTMDLSTNLWSYKVGLNGERKRLYDLQSHVGVSWNTNSPNIPIGKPMTWYKSEFKAPVGTNPIVVDFQGLGKGHAWVNGHSIGRYWPSWITTTNGCSDTCDYRGKYVKEKCNTNCGGPSQRWYHVPRSFLNDNMNTLVLFEEIGGNPQSVQFQTVTIGTICANVYEGSQLELSCQNGQVISQIQFASFGNPQGQCGSFKKGSWEATDSQSVVEAACIGKTNCGFIVTKEMFSVPFGVTNSTARLAVQVTC